The Streptomyces sp. RKAG293 genome includes a region encoding these proteins:
- a CDS encoding alpha-ketoglutarate-dependent dioxygenase AlkB → MAVHLQNSLFDQEDEIAPRPLDGLRRTDIGLGAWIDVLPQWLVGADALFEALARDVEWRAEQRVMYERTVEVPRLLSFFGDRDALPHPALDAARSALSRHYATELGEPFTTAGLCFYRDGRDGVAWHGDTIGRGGTEDTMVAIVSLGAPRNLVLRPRSGGPAAVRMPLGHGDLIVMGGSCQRSWEHAIPKTARPVGPRISVQFRPRGVR, encoded by the coding sequence ATGGCCGTACATCTGCAGAACTCGCTCTTCGACCAGGAGGACGAGATCGCACCGCGCCCGCTCGACGGGCTGCGCCGTACCGACATCGGGCTCGGAGCCTGGATCGACGTGCTGCCGCAGTGGCTCGTCGGGGCGGACGCGCTCTTCGAGGCGCTGGCGCGGGACGTCGAGTGGCGCGCAGAGCAGCGGGTCATGTACGAGCGGACGGTGGAGGTGCCGCGGCTGCTGTCGTTCTTCGGCGACCGCGACGCCCTGCCGCACCCGGCGCTCGACGCGGCCCGCTCGGCGCTGAGCCGGCACTACGCCACCGAGCTCGGCGAGCCGTTCACCACGGCCGGGCTCTGCTTCTACCGCGACGGACGCGATGGTGTCGCCTGGCACGGCGACACCATCGGCCGCGGCGGCACCGAGGACACCATGGTCGCGATCGTCTCCCTGGGGGCGCCGCGGAACCTGGTGCTGCGGCCGCGCTCCGGTGGCCCGGCCGCCGTGCGCATGCCGCTCGGACACGGCGACCTCATCGTCATGGGCGGCAGCTGCCAGCGCTCCTGGGAGCACGCGATCCCCAAGACGGCACGGCCGGTCGGACCACGGATCAGCGTGCAGTTCCGGCCGCGCGGGGTGCGCTGA
- a CDS encoding class F sortase: MAQQPTQHSARAAENAPGGDVSSRVLGWATGAALLGAFLIYNSVDASEAAPSPAAAVAQATAHAAAPPPVSAAPGLPASRPTLLTIPAIGVSAPFTPLHIGTSGKLDPPPSDNNNLAGWYAEGPTPGERGNSIVAGHVDTKTGPAVFFLLSMVKPGSTAEITRADGVIATFKVDSVETFSKNNFPDQRVYADTPNAQLRIITCGGAYDHSKKDYKDNVVVFAHLESSRRG; this comes from the coding sequence ATGGCCCAGCAGCCCACACAGCACAGCGCCCGCGCGGCGGAGAACGCACCGGGCGGCGACGTCTCCTCGCGAGTCCTGGGCTGGGCCACCGGCGCGGCCCTGCTCGGCGCGTTCCTCATCTACAACTCCGTCGACGCTTCCGAGGCAGCGCCGTCCCCGGCCGCCGCCGTGGCGCAGGCCACGGCACACGCGGCGGCCCCGCCGCCCGTCAGCGCCGCCCCCGGACTGCCCGCCTCGCGCCCCACCCTGCTGACGATTCCCGCCATCGGCGTGAGCGCCCCCTTCACCCCGCTGCACATCGGCACGTCGGGCAAGCTGGATCCCCCGCCGTCGGACAACAACAACCTCGCGGGCTGGTACGCGGAAGGCCCCACGCCCGGCGAACGCGGCAATTCCATCGTCGCCGGCCATGTCGACACCAAGACCGGCCCCGCGGTGTTCTTCCTGCTCAGCATGGTCAAGCCGGGCAGCACCGCCGAGATCACCCGCGCCGACGGCGTCATCGCGACGTTCAAGGTCGACTCCGTCGAGACCTTCTCCAAGAACAACTTCCCCGACCAGCGCGTCTACGCCGACACCCCCAACGCCCAGCTGCGCATCATCACCTGCGGCGGCGCGTACGACCACTCGAAGAAGGACTACAAGGACAACGTCGTCGTCTTCGCCCACCTGGAATCCTCCCGCCGGGGCTGA
- a CDS encoding discoidin domain-containing protein, translated as MSGDRSLLVRHRLSRDKRRPFLLIALLTALLAGLLFVVTQPPAHAAGALLSQGKPATASSAENAATPAGAAVDGNTGTRWSSAFGDPQWIQVDLGATASVSRIGLTWEAAYASGFQIQVSDTGTGNWTTVYSTTTGTGGTQTLDVNGTGRYVRMNGTARATAYGYSLWEFQVYGVLTPGGCGSANAALNRPATASSTENAASAASAAFDGNTGTRWSSAFSDPQWIQVDLGAAQQICQVVLQWEAAYASGFQIQVSDTGTGNWTTVYSTTTGTGGTQTLDVNGTGRYVRMNGTARATAYGYSLWEFQVHSGSPGTPPTTPPTDPGSFWGDTSTIPPAQNVVMLKILNRTNGKYPDSQVYWSYNGQVHSIADQPYFDMPVNSAGRMYFYVGTPNGQYFDFIEFTVGANVFNGNTTRVDAFGLKLAMRLHTRDGYDVSVGEDQATFAEDRSVTFQKFINEVPAQFKVLAQSQAPYRIIAPGSDPTFRAGGVNANYYTAYANSVGVNAPTSDVFGCAGTLAESPGMCSALNRHVATLPQSQWSDPSLYYQAGPANYYAKFWHDHGISKLAYGFPYDDYAGQSSFVSHANPQYLLVAVGW; from the coding sequence ATGTCAGGCGATCGTTCCTTGCTGGTGCGCCATCGGTTGAGCCGCGACAAGCGCCGACCGTTTCTGCTCATCGCCCTGCTGACCGCGTTACTGGCGGGCCTGCTCTTCGTCGTGACGCAGCCGCCGGCCCACGCGGCGGGCGCGCTGCTCTCGCAGGGGAAGCCGGCGACGGCGTCCTCCGCCGAGAACGCCGCAACCCCCGCCGGCGCCGCCGTCGACGGCAACACCGGCACCCGCTGGTCCAGCGCGTTCGGCGACCCGCAGTGGATCCAGGTCGACCTCGGGGCCACCGCCTCGGTCAGCCGGATCGGGCTGACCTGGGAGGCGGCGTACGCCAGCGGCTTCCAGATCCAGGTCTCCGACACCGGAACCGGCAACTGGACCACCGTGTATTCCACCACCACCGGAACCGGCGGCACCCAGACCCTCGACGTCAACGGCACCGGCCGCTACGTCCGGATGAACGGCACCGCCCGGGCCACCGCCTACGGCTACTCCCTGTGGGAGTTCCAGGTCTACGGCGTCCTCACCCCCGGCGGCTGCGGCTCCGCCAACGCCGCGCTGAACCGTCCGGCGACCGCGTCGTCCACGGAGAACGCCGCGAGTGCGGCGAGCGCCGCGTTCGACGGCAACACCGGCACCCGCTGGTCCAGCGCGTTCAGCGACCCGCAGTGGATCCAGGTCGACCTCGGCGCGGCGCAGCAGATCTGCCAGGTCGTCCTGCAGTGGGAGGCGGCGTACGCGAGCGGCTTCCAGATCCAGGTCTCCGACACCGGAACCGGCAACTGGACCACCGTGTACTCCACCACCACCGGAACCGGCGGCACCCAGACCCTCGACGTCAACGGCACCGGCCGCTACGTCCGGATGAACGGCACCGCCCGGGCCACCGCCTACGGCTACTCGCTGTGGGAGTTCCAGGTGCACTCCGGCTCCCCGGGCACCCCGCCCACCACTCCCCCGACGGACCCCGGTTCGTTCTGGGGCGACACCAGCACCATTCCGCCCGCGCAGAACGTCGTCATGCTGAAGATCCTCAACCGGACGAACGGCAAGTACCCGGACAGCCAGGTCTACTGGAGCTACAACGGGCAGGTCCACTCGATCGCCGACCAGCCGTACTTCGACATGCCCGTCAACTCCGCCGGGCGGATGTACTTCTACGTCGGCACGCCGAACGGCCAGTACTTCGACTTCATCGAGTTCACCGTCGGCGCGAACGTCTTCAACGGCAACACCACACGGGTCGACGCGTTCGGTCTGAAGCTCGCGATGCGGCTGCACACCCGCGACGGGTACGACGTGTCCGTCGGTGAGGACCAGGCCACCTTCGCCGAGGACCGGTCGGTCACCTTCCAGAAGTTCATCAACGAGGTGCCGGCGCAGTTCAAGGTGCTGGCGCAGTCCCAGGCCCCGTACCGGATCATCGCGCCGGGCAGCGACCCGACGTTCCGGGCCGGCGGGGTGAACGCGAACTACTACACCGCCTACGCGAACTCGGTCGGTGTCAACGCTCCCACGTCCGACGTCTTCGGCTGCGCTGGGACCCTGGCCGAGAGCCCGGGGATGTGCTCGGCGCTCAACCGGCATGTCGCCACGCTGCCGCAGTCGCAGTGGTCGGATCCCAGCCTGTACTACCAGGCGGGCCCGGCGAACTACTACGCGAAGTTCTGGCACGACCACGGCATCAGCAAGCTGGCGTACGGCTTCCCGTACGACGACTACGCCGGCCAGTCCTCGTTCGTCTCCCACGCGAACCCGCAGTACCTGTTGGTCGCGGTGGGCTGGTAG
- the gdhA gene encoding NADP-specific glutamate dehydrogenase, with translation MKPSFRAQLIERNPGEPEFHQATQEVLETLAPLLAARPEFAEAKLVERICEPERQLMFRVPWQDDSGEIHVNRGFRVEFNSALGPFKGGLRFHPSVNLGIVKFLGFEQIFKNALTGLNIGGGKGGSDFDPHGRSDSEVMRFCQSFMTELHRHLGEHTDVPAGDIGVGGREIGYLFGQYKRITNRWEAGVLTGKGLEWGGSQARTQATGYGNVLFTAEMLKKRGEDFDGQQVTVSGSGNVAIYTIEKAQSLGANVLTCSDSGGYVVDEKGIDLELLQRIKEVERGRVSDYAERRGASARYVAGGRVWDVPADVALPSATQNELDADAAAVLVRNGVKAVSEGANMPTAPDAVKLLQAAGVAFGPGKAANAGGVATSALEMRQNSSRESWSFERTAEELATIMRGIHDTCYDTAERFGAPGDYVTGANIAGFERVASAMLSQGVV, from the coding sequence ATGAAGCCTTCCTTCCGTGCCCAGCTGATAGAGCGGAACCCGGGCGAGCCCGAGTTCCACCAGGCGACACAGGAGGTGCTGGAGACCCTCGCGCCGCTGCTCGCGGCGCGTCCCGAGTTCGCCGAGGCGAAGCTGGTCGAGCGGATCTGTGAACCGGAGCGCCAGCTGATGTTCCGGGTCCCGTGGCAGGACGACTCGGGCGAGATCCACGTCAACCGGGGATTCCGGGTGGAGTTCAACAGCGCGCTGGGTCCTTTCAAGGGCGGTCTGCGCTTCCACCCCTCGGTGAACCTGGGCATCGTGAAGTTCCTCGGCTTCGAGCAGATCTTCAAGAACGCCCTCACCGGGCTGAACATCGGTGGCGGCAAGGGCGGCAGCGACTTCGACCCGCACGGCCGGTCGGACTCCGAAGTGATGCGCTTCTGTCAGTCGTTCATGACCGAACTCCACCGCCACCTGGGCGAGCACACGGACGTCCCGGCGGGCGACATCGGCGTCGGCGGCCGGGAGATCGGCTATCTCTTCGGCCAGTACAAGCGCATCACCAACCGCTGGGAGGCGGGCGTCCTGACCGGCAAGGGCCTGGAGTGGGGCGGTTCCCAGGCGCGTACACAGGCCACCGGCTACGGCAACGTCCTGTTCACCGCCGAGATGCTGAAGAAGCGCGGCGAGGACTTCGACGGCCAGCAGGTCACGGTCTCCGGATCGGGCAATGTCGCGATCTACACCATCGAGAAGGCCCAGTCTCTCGGCGCCAACGTTCTGACCTGCTCCGACTCCGGCGGCTATGTCGTCGACGAGAAGGGCATCGACCTCGAACTGCTGCAGCGGATCAAGGAGGTCGAGCGCGGCCGGGTCAGCGACTACGCGGAGCGGCGCGGCGCCTCGGCCCGGTATGTGGCCGGCGGCCGGGTGTGGGACGTGCCCGCCGACGTCGCCCTGCCGTCGGCGACCCAGAACGAGCTCGACGCGGACGCCGCCGCCGTTCTCGTCCGCAACGGTGTGAAGGCCGTCTCGGAGGGCGCCAACATGCCCACCGCCCCGGACGCGGTCAAGCTGCTGCAAGCCGCCGGAGTCGCCTTCGGGCCCGGCAAGGCGGCCAACGCGGGCGGCGTCGCCACCAGCGCGCTGGAGATGCGGCAGAACTCCAGCCGTGAGTCATGGTCCTTCGAGCGCACGGCGGAGGAGCTCGCGACCATCATGCGCGGCATCCACGACACCTGCTACGACACCGCCGAGCGCTTCGGTGCCCCGGGCGACTACGTCACCGGCGCCAACATCGCCGGCTTCGAGCGCGTGGCCTCCGCGATGCTCTCCCAGGGCGTCGTCTGA
- a CDS encoding pyridoxal-phosphate dependent enzyme, with translation MTVYESVTDAIGGTPLFRLARLGEGIVTPVYAKAEFLSIGGSVKDRAALSMVREAERTGELRPGGTIVEATSGNTGIGLAIVGRQRGYRVVIGVSERAAQEKSDILRAYGAEVVLAPTALSKDHPDHLFHVVRRLAEEIPGAWLANQYDNPANPDAHVVTTGPEIWEQTGGRVTHFVAGVGTGGTISGTGAFLKKASGGGVTVVGADPEASVYGGGDGSAYFVESIGHFVHPETSEDVWPESYHRSVVDTFERVPDRESLLTARRMAREEGLLVGPSSGTAVAAALRVARRLGPDDLVVVLLPDSGRSYLSSALSDDWLRQRGFLEEPRHGDDTEPTVRTVLGDAPGPGGRPVTVASTDSLGEALAVLRAARADVAPVVLARADRPFGISAGEIIGSAEAAGLQAVLDSGAGPEEPLRDHLAPALPLVGLGQPLSTALACLDTPARRHDAAVVLLDGRAVGLVGRKALEG, from the coding sequence ATGACCGTCTACGAATCGGTCACGGACGCGATCGGCGGGACGCCGCTGTTCCGGCTGGCGCGGCTGGGCGAGGGCATCGTGACTCCGGTCTACGCGAAGGCGGAGTTCCTCAGCATCGGCGGCAGCGTCAAGGACCGCGCCGCGCTGTCGATGGTGCGGGAGGCCGAGCGTACGGGTGAGCTCCGGCCGGGCGGCACGATCGTCGAGGCGACATCGGGCAACACCGGCATCGGGCTGGCCATCGTCGGACGGCAGCGCGGCTACCGGGTCGTGATCGGGGTGTCCGAGCGGGCCGCCCAGGAGAAGAGCGACATCCTGCGCGCTTACGGCGCCGAGGTCGTGCTCGCCCCGACCGCGCTCTCCAAGGACCACCCGGACCACCTCTTCCATGTGGTGCGCCGGCTCGCGGAGGAGATCCCCGGCGCCTGGCTGGCGAACCAGTACGACAACCCGGCCAACCCGGACGCCCATGTGGTGACCACCGGGCCGGAGATCTGGGAACAGACCGGCGGGCGGGTCACGCACTTCGTGGCGGGCGTCGGCACCGGCGGCACCATCAGCGGCACCGGCGCCTTCCTGAAGAAGGCCTCCGGCGGAGGGGTCACCGTCGTCGGCGCGGATCCGGAGGCGTCGGTGTACGGCGGCGGCGACGGCAGCGCCTACTTCGTGGAGAGCATCGGCCACTTCGTCCATCCGGAGACCTCGGAGGACGTGTGGCCCGAGTCGTACCACCGGAGCGTGGTCGACACGTTCGAACGGGTGCCGGACCGGGAGTCGTTGCTGACGGCGCGGCGGATGGCCCGCGAAGAAGGGCTGCTGGTGGGCCCGTCCTCGGGGACTGCGGTGGCCGCGGCGCTGCGGGTGGCACGGCGGCTGGGCCCCGACGACCTGGTCGTCGTCCTGCTGCCCGACTCGGGCCGCTCCTATCTGTCCTCGGCGCTCAGCGACGACTGGCTGCGGCAGCGCGGCTTCCTGGAGGAGCCGCGGCACGGCGACGACACCGAACCGACGGTGCGCACGGTCCTGGGCGACGCCCCGGGCCCCGGCGGGAGGCCGGTCACCGTTGCCTCCACCGACTCGCTGGGCGAGGCGCTGGCCGTGCTGCGCGCCGCGCGGGCCGACGTCGCACCCGTCGTGCTCGCCCGTGCCGACCGGCCGTTCGGCATCAGCGCCGGCGAGATCATCGGCTCCGCGGAAGCGGCCGGGCTGCAGGCCGTACTCGACTCGGGGGCGGGTCCGGAGGAGCCGCTGCGCGACCACCTCGCCCCGGCGCTGCCCCTCGTCGGTCTCGGCCAGCCGCTCTCCACTGCGCTCGCCTGCCTCGACACTCCCGCCCGCCGCCACGACGCCGCCGTCGTCCTGCTCGACGGGCGGGCGGTCGGCCTGGTCGGCCGGAAGGCGCTGGAAGGCTGA
- a CDS encoding ATP-dependent DNA ligase yields the protein MLLHELAVTSQAVGAEPARNAKIALLAGYLRSLGPDELPAAVALLSGESRRMRIGVGPAGLRDLPPPAGEPELGVRETQDVLAALAAVHGSGSQGERRRLLEELFARATAQEQTFLSAVLVGELRQGALDAVVADAVAKAAGVPAADVRRALMFRGSARAVAAAAMSGGKEALRAFGLEVGRPVRPMLAAAAPDVAAALERVSPAALEWKLDGIRVQVHRNGDDVSVFTRSLDDITSRVPEVVEAARSLPVRTAVLDGEAITLGPDGRPRPFQVTAARTASRQDPEQLRAEVPLSVFFFDLLHRDGADLLDLPAERRWAELDDVVPAELRVPRTVTADADDAARFFREALDRGHEGVVAKDPAAPYAAGRRGAGWIKVKPRHTLDLVVTAAEWGHGRRQGWLSNLHLAARGEESDPAPWVMLGKTFKGLTDELLTWQTAELLEREETRDRYVVHVRPELVVEVAFDGLQRSPRYPAGLALRFARVLRYRDDKTAAEADTVSTVRALAAGEGL from the coding sequence ATGCTGCTTCACGAACTGGCCGTCACCTCCCAGGCCGTCGGCGCCGAGCCGGCCCGCAACGCGAAGATCGCCCTGCTGGCCGGATACCTCAGGAGCCTGGGGCCCGACGAGCTGCCCGCGGCCGTGGCCCTGCTGTCCGGTGAGTCCCGGCGGATGCGGATCGGGGTCGGCCCCGCAGGCCTGCGCGATCTGCCGCCGCCCGCCGGTGAACCGGAGCTCGGTGTGCGGGAGACCCAGGACGTACTGGCCGCGCTCGCCGCCGTGCACGGATCCGGCTCGCAGGGTGAACGGCGCCGGCTGCTCGAGGAGCTGTTCGCCAGGGCCACCGCGCAGGAGCAGACGTTCCTGAGCGCGGTGCTGGTGGGCGAGCTGCGGCAGGGGGCACTGGACGCGGTGGTGGCGGACGCCGTCGCCAAGGCGGCGGGTGTGCCGGCGGCGGACGTCCGCCGGGCGCTGATGTTCCGCGGCTCCGCCCGCGCCGTCGCGGCGGCCGCGATGTCGGGCGGGAAGGAGGCGCTGCGCGCCTTCGGGCTGGAGGTCGGGCGCCCGGTGCGGCCGATGCTCGCCGCCGCGGCCCCGGACGTCGCCGCCGCCCTGGAGCGGGTGAGCCCCGCCGCGCTGGAGTGGAAACTCGACGGGATCCGGGTCCAGGTGCACCGGAACGGGGACGACGTCTCCGTGTTCACCCGGAGCCTGGACGACATCACCTCCCGCGTACCGGAAGTGGTCGAAGCCGCACGGTCACTGCCCGTACGGACGGCCGTGCTCGACGGCGAGGCCATCACCCTCGGCCCGGACGGCCGGCCCCGCCCGTTCCAGGTGACCGCCGCCCGCACCGCCTCCCGGCAGGACCCGGAACAGCTGCGGGCGGAGGTGCCGCTGAGCGTCTTCTTCTTCGACCTGCTGCACCGCGACGGCGCCGATCTGCTCGATCTGCCCGCGGAACGCCGCTGGGCGGAGCTCGACGACGTGGTGCCGGCGGAACTGCGCGTGCCGCGCACCGTCACCGCGGACGCCGACGACGCCGCGCGCTTCTTCCGCGAGGCGCTGGACCGCGGCCACGAAGGCGTGGTGGCAAAGGACCCGGCCGCACCGTACGCGGCGGGCCGCCGCGGCGCCGGCTGGATCAAGGTCAAACCGCGGCACACCCTGGACCTCGTGGTGACGGCCGCCGAATGGGGTCACGGCAGACGCCAGGGGTGGCTGAGCAATCTGCATCTCGCGGCACGCGGCGAGGAATCCGATCCCGCCCCCTGGGTGATGCTCGGCAAGACCTTCAAGGGGCTCACCGACGAACTGCTGACCTGGCAGACCGCCGAACTGCTGGAGCGGGAGGAGACCCGTGACCGGTACGTCGTGCACGTCCGGCCGGAACTGGTCGTCGAGGTCGCCTTCGACGGCCTGCAGCGCAGCCCCCGCTACCCGGCGGGCCTCGCCCTGCGCTTCGCGCGCGTGCTGCGCTACCGCGACGACAAGACCGCGGCCGAGGCGGACACGGTGTCCACCGTGCGGGCGCTGGCCGCCGGGGAAGGACTGTGA
- a CDS encoding DUF5990 family protein, producing the protein MEIRIEASDLPGRAFALGPDFPAADNVHVGVQRRDRPGEWTGLHPGDAASASWTLEAVAVPTATGTELEGPYLQNRLGGQFVFLSWVTVDAAGVTDMLRRAKLMFADIPRETFDEAVRGGRLTARLRLTTAGGRPLCGRVRPPLVTWSAETAETLRPE; encoded by the coding sequence GTGGAGATCCGTATCGAGGCCTCAGACCTGCCCGGCCGTGCTTTCGCCCTCGGCCCGGACTTTCCCGCCGCCGACAACGTGCACGTCGGCGTGCAGCGCAGGGACCGGCCGGGCGAGTGGACGGGCCTCCACCCGGGTGACGCCGCGTCGGCGAGCTGGACCCTGGAGGCCGTCGCCGTTCCGACCGCCACCGGTACGGAACTCGAAGGCCCTTACCTCCAGAACCGGCTGGGCGGGCAGTTCGTCTTCCTGTCCTGGGTCACGGTGGACGCGGCGGGTGTGACCGACATGCTGCGGCGGGCGAAGCTGATGTTCGCCGACATCCCGCGGGAGACGTTCGACGAGGCGGTGCGCGGCGGCCGGCTGACCGCCCGGCTGCGGCTGACGACCGCCGGGGGCCGGCCGCTGTGCGGACGGGTGCGGCCACCCCTGGTGACCTGGTCGGCGGAGACCGCGGAGACGCTGCGGCCGGAGTGA
- a CDS encoding TOBE domain-containing protein, with amino-acid sequence MSLSIRNQIPGTVTDVTAGEVMATVKVRLDGGQNITAAITLEAVKELGIAEGTAVRTLVKSTEVSLATGPVEGLSIRNQLAGTVSEVATGGAMASVKVTVPGGELTAAITKDAVTDLGLTAGTSVVALIKSTEISLATV; translated from the coding sequence ATGAGTCTGAGCATCCGCAACCAGATTCCCGGCACCGTCACCGACGTCACCGCCGGTGAGGTCATGGCGACCGTCAAGGTCCGTCTGGACGGCGGCCAGAACATCACCGCGGCCATCACGCTGGAAGCCGTCAAGGAGCTGGGGATCGCCGAGGGCACCGCCGTCCGCACCCTGGTGAAGTCGACGGAGGTCTCGCTGGCCACCGGCCCGGTCGAAGGCCTGAGCATCCGCAACCAGCTCGCCGGCACCGTCTCCGAGGTCGCCACCGGCGGCGCCATGGCCAGCGTCAAGGTCACCGTCCCGGGCGGCGAACTGACCGCGGCCATCACCAAGGACGCCGTCACCGACCTCGGCCTGACCGCCGGCACCTCCGTGGTCGCGCTCATCAAGTCGACCGAGATCTCCCTCGCCACCGTCTGA
- a CDS encoding alkaline phosphatase family protein yields MAELTRRRLLGSAAGAMGGAAALSLLPPSVQKAVAAGPPRHGSLNDIEHVVMLMQENRSFDHYFGTLSGVRGFNDPHALKLDNGRSVFYQPDTVNPDGYLLPFHLDTHKSSAQAIPSTSHAWAVQHAAWNGGKMDQWLPAHRKADGVNGPYVMGYYTRKDIPFQFALAETFTICDNYFCSVFGPTWPNRLYWMTGTIDPGGTQGGPVLTNKAPTPYRWPTYAERLQAAGISWKVYQQDDDYGCNMLEQFQTFRDSKPGEDLYERGMRPQPEGTFEDDARNDRLPAVSWIMPTSFQSEHPDYLPAAGADFVAQKIEAIASNPKVWAKTAFILNYDENDGLFDHVPPPTPKAGTVDEFVQGLPIGGGFRVPAIIVSPWTVGGWVASEAFDHTSALQFLERFTGVEAPNVTQWRRRTFGDLTSAFRFSHATPRPPRLPHDTAKQLEEAKKEVATLPKPVLPGADQTFPKQEKGRRPHT; encoded by the coding sequence ATGGCCGAGTTGACGCGACGCAGACTCCTCGGATCGGCGGCGGGGGCGATGGGAGGCGCGGCGGCGCTCTCCCTGCTGCCGCCCAGCGTGCAGAAGGCCGTCGCGGCGGGACCGCCGCGGCACGGTTCGCTGAACGACATCGAGCATGTCGTCATGCTGATGCAGGAGAACCGCTCCTTCGATCACTACTTCGGCACCCTCTCCGGCGTCCGCGGCTTCAACGATCCGCACGCGCTGAAGCTGGACAACGGGCGTTCGGTCTTCTATCAGCCCGACACGGTCAATCCGGACGGCTATCTGCTGCCGTTCCATCTGGACACCCACAAGTCCAGCGCCCAGGCCATCCCGTCCACCAGCCACGCCTGGGCCGTGCAGCACGCGGCCTGGAACGGCGGCAAGATGGACCAGTGGCTCCCCGCGCACCGCAAGGCCGACGGTGTGAACGGCCCGTACGTGATGGGCTACTACACGCGGAAGGACATCCCCTTCCAGTTCGCCCTCGCGGAGACCTTCACCATCTGCGACAACTACTTCTGCTCGGTCTTCGGCCCGACCTGGCCGAACCGCCTGTACTGGATGACCGGCACCATCGACCCCGGCGGCACGCAGGGCGGCCCGGTGCTCACCAACAAGGCGCCCACGCCGTACCGGTGGCCGACCTACGCGGAGCGCCTGCAGGCCGCCGGCATCAGCTGGAAGGTGTACCAGCAGGACGACGACTACGGCTGCAACATGCTGGAGCAGTTCCAGACGTTCCGGGACTCCAAGCCGGGTGAGGACCTCTACGAGCGCGGCATGCGCCCGCAGCCCGAGGGCACCTTCGAGGACGACGCGCGCAACGACCGGCTGCCGGCGGTCTCCTGGATCATGCCGACGAGCTTCCAGTCCGAGCACCCGGACTACCTGCCGGCGGCCGGCGCCGACTTCGTGGCGCAGAAGATCGAGGCCATCGCGTCCAACCCGAAGGTCTGGGCGAAGACCGCGTTCATCCTCAACTACGACGAGAACGACGGCCTGTTCGACCATGTGCCCCCGCCCACCCCGAAGGCGGGCACGGTCGACGAGTTCGTCCAGGGGCTGCCGATCGGCGGTGGCTTCCGGGTCCCGGCGATCATCGTGTCGCCCTGGACCGTGGGCGGCTGGGTGGCGAGCGAGGCCTTCGACCACACCTCGGCGCTGCAGTTCCTGGAGCGGTTCACCGGCGTCGAGGCACCGAACGTCACGCAGTGGCGGCGGCGCACCTTCGGCGACCTGACCTCGGCGTTCCGCTTCTCCCACGCCACCCCGCGGCCGCCGCGGCTGCCGCACGACACGGCGAAGCAGCTGGAGGAGGCCAAGAAGGAGGTGGCCACCCTCCCCAAGCCGGTTCTCCCCGGCGCGGACCAGACGTTCCCGAAGCAGGAGAAGGGCCGGCGGCCGCACACCTAG
- a CDS encoding alpha/beta fold hydrolase: MTTVAHWGGTSRFADLGGRVHWVDFGGPPGAPRVVLVHGLGGSHLNWCLLAPLLTPRLRVTAVDLAGFGLTEPAGRGTAVRDNVALLDRFLREVIGEPALLVGNSMGGMISILQAAARPGTATGLVLVDPALPLPFGAGPDPLILSAFLLYAVPGVGERLLARSRTGSTARQQVRRLLALVCADPSAVPEELVSASVELAERRAAVPGLDAAFLAAARSLVLVNARRNTYWSAMRSLRMPVLLMSGERDRLVPVRSARAAAARNPGWRFETFPGVGHVPQLEIPDVVAARMLDWLDDVGLTTG; the protein is encoded by the coding sequence ATGACGACGGTGGCCCACTGGGGCGGAACCAGCCGCTTCGCGGACCTGGGCGGGCGCGTCCACTGGGTCGACTTCGGGGGGCCGCCGGGCGCGCCGCGGGTCGTCCTGGTGCACGGGCTCGGCGGGTCGCACCTCAACTGGTGCCTGCTCGCGCCGCTGCTGACGCCCCGGCTGCGGGTGACGGCCGTGGATCTGGCCGGATTCGGGCTGACGGAGCCGGCGGGCCGGGGCACGGCGGTGCGGGACAACGTCGCGCTGCTCGACCGCTTCCTGCGGGAGGTCATCGGGGAGCCGGCGCTGCTGGTGGGCAACTCGATGGGCGGCATGATCTCGATCCTGCAGGCGGCGGCCCGTCCGGGGACGGCCACCGGACTCGTCCTGGTGGACCCCGCCCTGCCGCTGCCGTTCGGGGCCGGTCCCGATCCGCTGATCCTGTCGGCGTTCCTGCTCTACGCCGTGCCGGGCGTGGGCGAACGGCTGCTCGCGCGGTCGCGGACCGGGAGCACGGCCCGGCAGCAGGTACGGCGGCTGCTCGCGCTCGTGTGCGCCGACCCGTCGGCGGTTCCCGAGGAGCTGGTCAGCGCCTCGGTCGAGCTGGCGGAGCGGCGTGCGGCGGTGCCGGGGCTCGACGCGGCCTTCCTGGCCGCCGCGCGCTCACTGGTGCTGGTGAACGCGCGGCGGAACACGTACTGGTCCGCGATGCGGTCGCTGCGGATGCCGGTCCTCCTCATGAGCGGGGAGCGGGACCGGCTGGTGCCGGTGCGGTCGGCCCGCGCGGCGGCCGCGCGCAATCCCGGCTGGCGCTTCGAGACGTTCCCCGGTGTCGGCCATGTGCCGCAGCTGGAGATACCGGACGTCGTCGCCGCGCGGATGCTGGACTGGCTGGACGACGTAGGGCTCACCACGGGCTAG